One stretch of Bactrocera tryoni isolate S06 unplaced genomic scaffold, CSIRO_BtryS06_freeze2 scaffold_7, whole genome shotgun sequence DNA includes these proteins:
- the LOC120781622 gene encoding uncharacterized protein LOC120781622 yields MEWYPEEDEEELMYSPALLARRASESWIVEPPIEITPINVTLQRKKSLPDFQDLPRATEAMTREEVSALGSARREAVRRQIETNERLKANPLLYIFSPQVKDWFTRQQLVLLVLFVNILLGYLFVKMLT; encoded by the exons ATGGAGTGGTATCctgaagaagatgaagaagagtTGATGTATTCGCCAGCTTTATTGGCTAGAAGAGCATCTGAGAGCTGGATCGTTGAGCCACCGATCGAg attaCTCCTATAAATGTGACTCTCCAACGAAAAAAATCGCTACCAGATTTTCAAGATCTTCCACGTGCCACGGAAGCTATGACTAGGGAGGAGGTGTCTGCATTGGGTTCAGCAAGACGTGAAGCTGTACGCCGCCAAATTGAAACTAACGAAAGACTAAAAGCGAATCCCctactttatatttttagtcCACAAGTTAAG gATTGGTTTACTCGACAACAATTGGTGCTACTTGTGCTTTTTGTAAATATACTTTTAGGCTACCTTTTCGTGAAAATGTTAACATag